In the Apteryx mantelli isolate bAptMan1 chromosome 1, bAptMan1.hap1, whole genome shotgun sequence genome, one interval contains:
- the PRSS23 gene encoding serine protease 23 isoform X1, with the protein MVTRTLAFRMAGLSALILLLCAAKDVMPSSSHWKPTWPSYRVPVILPQSTLNLDKPQFDAETKLEVVSPCGPACHKSSPLPTYEEVKNYLSYETLYANGSLTETEVGIYILSNSGEGSQGKTRTKRQIYGYDSRFSIFGKDFLLNYPFSTSVKLSTGCTGTLVAEKHVLTAAHCIHDGKSYVKGAQKLRVGFLKPKLKDGSKGANITSSAMPEKMKFQWIRVKRTHVPKGWIKGNANDIGMDYDYALLELKKPHKRKFMKIGVSPPARQLPGGRIHFSGYDNDRPGNLVYRFCDVKDETYDLLYQQCDAQPGASGSGVYVRMWKRQNHKWERKIIGIFSGHQWVDMNGTPQDFNVAVRITPLKYAQICYWIKGNYLDCREG; encoded by the exons ATGGTCACCCGCAC ACTGGCATTCAGAATGGCAGGCTTGTCTGCTTTAATCCTCCTTCTGTGTGCTGCTAAAGATGTGATGCCCTCCAGTTCTCACTGGAAGCCAACTTGGCCATCTTACAGAGTTCCAGTTATCCTGCCACAGTCTACCCTTAACTTGGACAAACCACAGTTTGATGCAGAGACCAAATTGGAAGTAGTATCTCCTTGTGGCCCAGCATGCCACAAAAGTTCCCCACTGCCAACTTATGAAGAAGTGAAGAACTACCTGTCCTATGAAACCTTGTATGCTAATGGTAGCCTCACTGAAACTGAAGTGGGCATATATATTCTGAGCAACAGTGGTGAGGGTTCTCAAGGCAAAACTCGAACTAAGAGGCAGATCTATGGATATGACAGCAGATTTAGCATTTTTGGGAAGGACTTCTTGTTGAATTACCCATTCTCCACGTCAGTGAAGCTGTCTACAGGTTGCACGGGGACACTAGTGGCTGAAAAGCATGTTCTTACTGCTGCTCATTGTATCCATGATGGCAAGAGTTATGTCAAAGGAGCTCAGAAACTGCGGGTGGGGTTCCTGAAGCCCAAACTGAAAGATGGCAGCAAAGGGGCCAATATTACCAGCTCAGCAATGCCTGAGAAAATGAAATTCCAGTGGATCAGAGTGAAACGAACACATGTTCCCAAAGGATGGATTAAAGGAAATGCCAATGATATTGGTATGGATTATGACTATGCCCTGCTGGAGCTCAAGAAGCCTCATAAAAGAAAGTTTATGAAGATAGGTGTGAGCCCACCAGCAAGGCAGTTACCTGGAGGAAGGATTCACTTCTCTGGCTATGACAATGATCGGCCGGGAAACCTGGTTTACCGTTTCTGTGATGTCAAAGATGAAACATATGACCTGTTGTACCAGCAGTGTGATGCCCAGCCAGGTGCGAGTGGATCTGGGGTGTATGTGAGGATGTGGAAGAGGCAGAATCACAAATGGGAGCGTAAAATTATTGGAATATTTTCAGGCCATCAGTGGGTGGACATGAATGGCACCCCACAGGATTTCAATGTAGCTGTTCGCATCACACCCCTCAAATATGCACAGATATGTTACTGGATCAAAGGCAACTACCTTGACTGCAGGGAAGGATAA
- the PRSS23 gene encoding serine protease 23 isoform X2 produces MAGLSALILLLCAAKDVMPSSSHWKPTWPSYRVPVILPQSTLNLDKPQFDAETKLEVVSPCGPACHKSSPLPTYEEVKNYLSYETLYANGSLTETEVGIYILSNSGEGSQGKTRTKRQIYGYDSRFSIFGKDFLLNYPFSTSVKLSTGCTGTLVAEKHVLTAAHCIHDGKSYVKGAQKLRVGFLKPKLKDGSKGANITSSAMPEKMKFQWIRVKRTHVPKGWIKGNANDIGMDYDYALLELKKPHKRKFMKIGVSPPARQLPGGRIHFSGYDNDRPGNLVYRFCDVKDETYDLLYQQCDAQPGASGSGVYVRMWKRQNHKWERKIIGIFSGHQWVDMNGTPQDFNVAVRITPLKYAQICYWIKGNYLDCREG; encoded by the coding sequence ATGGCAGGCTTGTCTGCTTTAATCCTCCTTCTGTGTGCTGCTAAAGATGTGATGCCCTCCAGTTCTCACTGGAAGCCAACTTGGCCATCTTACAGAGTTCCAGTTATCCTGCCACAGTCTACCCTTAACTTGGACAAACCACAGTTTGATGCAGAGACCAAATTGGAAGTAGTATCTCCTTGTGGCCCAGCATGCCACAAAAGTTCCCCACTGCCAACTTATGAAGAAGTGAAGAACTACCTGTCCTATGAAACCTTGTATGCTAATGGTAGCCTCACTGAAACTGAAGTGGGCATATATATTCTGAGCAACAGTGGTGAGGGTTCTCAAGGCAAAACTCGAACTAAGAGGCAGATCTATGGATATGACAGCAGATTTAGCATTTTTGGGAAGGACTTCTTGTTGAATTACCCATTCTCCACGTCAGTGAAGCTGTCTACAGGTTGCACGGGGACACTAGTGGCTGAAAAGCATGTTCTTACTGCTGCTCATTGTATCCATGATGGCAAGAGTTATGTCAAAGGAGCTCAGAAACTGCGGGTGGGGTTCCTGAAGCCCAAACTGAAAGATGGCAGCAAAGGGGCCAATATTACCAGCTCAGCAATGCCTGAGAAAATGAAATTCCAGTGGATCAGAGTGAAACGAACACATGTTCCCAAAGGATGGATTAAAGGAAATGCCAATGATATTGGTATGGATTATGACTATGCCCTGCTGGAGCTCAAGAAGCCTCATAAAAGAAAGTTTATGAAGATAGGTGTGAGCCCACCAGCAAGGCAGTTACCTGGAGGAAGGATTCACTTCTCTGGCTATGACAATGATCGGCCGGGAAACCTGGTTTACCGTTTCTGTGATGTCAAAGATGAAACATATGACCTGTTGTACCAGCAGTGTGATGCCCAGCCAGGTGCGAGTGGATCTGGGGTGTATGTGAGGATGTGGAAGAGGCAGAATCACAAATGGGAGCGTAAAATTATTGGAATATTTTCAGGCCATCAGTGGGTGGACATGAATGGCACCCCACAGGATTTCAATGTAGCTGTTCGCATCACACCCCTCAAATATGCACAGATATGTTACTGGATCAAAGGCAACTACCTTGACTGCAGGGAAGGATAA